A portion of the Pithys albifrons albifrons isolate INPA30051 chromosome 1, PitAlb_v1, whole genome shotgun sequence genome contains these proteins:
- the SLITRK6 gene encoding SLIT and NTRK-like protein 6, whose amino-acid sequence MKLWIFILYSVVVASDHFQSQPSFSSVRGSCQSLCSCEEKDDTMIINCDERGIKMVSEINVPPSRPFHLNLLNNGLSALHVNDFAGLVNAISLHLGFNNIADIEPGAFNGLSLLKQLHINHNSLETLKEDTFNGLENLEFLQADNNFITVIDASAFSKLNRLKVLILNDNAIEYLPPNIFRFVPLTHLDLRGNQLQTLPYVGFLEHIGRILDLQLEDNKWACNCDLLQLKIWLENMPPQSIIGDVVCNSPSVIKGSILSRLKKESLCPTHPVNELEDPSGSLPLVVTTSISDSHLLTKVIPLLKAPTKEPSLMLQTSKPTTFPGISCPVPCHCTSHMLSGVLMHCQERNIESLSDLGPPPPNPKKLILAGNIIQTLLKSDLVGYASLEMLHLGNNRIEILEEGSFMNLTRLQKLYLNGNHLTKLSQNLFLGLQHLEYLYLEYNAIKEVLPGTFNAMPKLKVLYLNNNLLQALPPHIFSGVPLTRLNLKTNQFAHLPVSNVLDELHMLVQIELEDNPWDCTCDSVGLQKWIQKLSKNTMMGDIFCKSPGHLAKKELKSLNSEVLCPGLINSPALPTHASFVVVTTSSPTASTADTILRSLTDAVPLSVLILGLLIVFITIVFCAAGIVVLVLHRRRRCKKNQADEQMRDSSPVHLQYSMYGHKTTHHTTERPAATLYEQRMVTPMVQVYRSPSFSPKHTEQQHEEGSEKEANDSKYLRRSLLERENSSPLTGPNVKYKATDQSAEFLSFQDASCLYRNILEKERELQQLGITEYLRKNIVQLQPDMEVRYPGAHEELKLMETLMYSRPRKVFLEQTKNEYFELKANLHAEPDYLEVLEQQT is encoded by the coding sequence ATGAAGCTTTGGATTTTTATTCTATATTCCGTTGTGGTTGCATCTGATCATTTCCAGTCACagccttctttttcttcagtcagAGGATCTTGTCAGAGTCTGTGTTCTTGTGAAGAAAAGGATGATACCATGATTATAAACTGTGACGAAAGAGGCATCAAGATGGTATCAGAAATAAATGTCCCACCATCACGGCCTTTCCACCTTAATCTGTTAAACAATGGTCTGAGTGCGTTACATGTGAATGATTTTGCTGGCCTTGTTAATGCTATCTCTCTACATCTGGGTTTTAACAATATTGCAGATATCGAGCCTGGGGCTTTCAATGGTCTCAGCCTTCTTAAACAACTTCATATCAATCACAATTCTTTAGAAACACTTAAAGAAGATACATTTAATGGATTGGAAAATTTGGAGTTTCTTCAAGCAGACAACAATTTCATCACAGTGATTGATGCAAGTGCCTTTAGCAAGCTCAACAGGCTTAAAGTGCTTATTTTGAATGATAATGCCATTGAATATCTTCCTCCAAACATATTTCGTTTTGTGCCATTGACCCATTTAGATCTGCGTGGAAACCAGTTACAGACACTGCCCTATGTTGGCTTTTTGGAGCACATTGGTAGAATACTAGATCTTCAGCTGGAAGACAATAAATGGGCCTGTAATTGTGATTTGTTGCAACTGAAGATATGGCTAGAAAACATGCCTCCTCAGTCCATAATAGGTGATGTTGTATGCAATAGTCCTTCAGTTATCAAAGGCAGCATCTTAAGCCGACTGAAAAAGGAATCACTTTGTCCCACTCATCCTGTCAATGAACTTGAAGATCCTTCAGGGTCACTGCCCTTGGTTGTAACCACCTCTATCAGTGATAGTCACCTATTGACTAAGGTGATTCCTCTTCTGAAAGCTCCTACTAAAGAACCAAGTTTAATGCTTCAAACTTCAAAGCCTACTACATTTCCAGGAAtctcctgtcctgtcccttgtcACTGCACCAGCCATATGCTCTCAGGAGTTCTTATGCACTGCCAGGAGCGAAATATTGAAAGCTTGTCAGATTTAGGACCCCCCCCTCCAAATCCTAAAAAGCTTATTCTAGCTGGAAACATTATTCAGACATTATTGAAATCAGATCTGGTGGGCTATGCCAGCCTGGAAATGCTTCACCTGGGGAACAATCGCATTGAAATCCTTGAGGAAGGTTCCTTTATGAATCTGACTAGACTACAGAAATTATATCTCAATGGTAATCATCTTACAAAGCTAAGTCAGAATCTCTTCCTTGGCCTTCAGCACCTTGAGTACTTGTATCTTGAATATAATGCTATCAAAGAAGTTTTACCAGGGACATTTAATGCAATGCCAAAACTAAAAGTACTCTACTTAAACAACAACCTTCTGCAGGCTTTACCACCCCACATCTTTTCAGGTGTTCCCCTCACCAGATTaaatctgaaaacaaaccaaTTTGCTCATTTGCCTGTGAGCAATGTCTTGGATGAATTGCATATGCTGGTACAAATTGAACTTGAAGACAACCCTTGGGACTGTACCTGTGATTCAGTTGGGCTGCAAAAATGGATACAAAAATTGAGTAAGAATACCATGATGGGTGATATTTTTTGTAAATCTCCAGGGCACCTAgcaaaaaaggaattaaaatccCTGAACAGTGAAGTTTTGTGTCCAGGTTTAATAAACAGCCCTGCCCTACCAACTCATGCCAGTTTTGTAGTTGTGACAACTTCTTCTCCtactgccagcactgcagataCCATCCTGCGGTCCCTTACAGATGCTGTCCCACTTTCTGTTCTAATATTAGGACTGCTTATTGTGTTTATAACCATTGTATTTTGTGCAGCAGGAATAGTTGTTCTTGTCCTGCATCGGCGACGAAGATGCAAAAAGAACCAGGCGGATGAACAAATGAGGGATAGTAGCCCAGTTCACCTGCAGTACAGCATGTATGGGCATAAGACAACTCACCACACAACAGAGCGCCCAGCTGCGACTCTCTATGAGCAACGTATGGTTACCCCCATGGTTCAGGTCTACCGCAGCCCATCCTTCAGCCCCAAGCATACTGAGCAACAACATGAGGAGGGAAGCGAGAAGGAAGCTAATGATTCCAAATACCTTCGCCGAAGTCTCCTGGAAAGAGAGAATAGTTCACCACTTACAGGTCCAAATGTCAAATATAAGGCTACAGATCAATCTGCTgaatttctgtcttttcaggATGCTAGCTGCTTGTATAGAAACATTCttgaaaaagagagagaactgCAGCAACTAGGGATCACGGAGTAcctaagaaaaaatattgtccAGCTCCAGCCTGACATGGAAGTTCGTTATCCTGGAGCACATGAAGAGCTGAAGCTAATGGAGACACTCATGTACTCCAGGCCAAGAAAGGTTTTTCTAGAACAAACTAAAAATGAGTATTTTGAACTCAAGGCTAATTTACATGCTGAGCCTGACTACCTGGAAGTCCTGGAGCAGCAAACATGA